TGGCTAAGATTGCCAACAATAACAAAAAAGAAGGCAAAGGTGGCTAATAAACGATAGTCTACGTTTTTGAAAAGTTGAGGTTGCCAAAACAAAACGATAATTGCCACAATAGCAAGCGCTAGAAAGTAATCAATAAGCCCAAAGACGCCTCCAATCATGATTAACATTAAAACACCAAATCCTACCGCTTTTGGGCGATCAAACTGGTTGTCAGTCAGAGTTATACGTATGGGTTCTTTGGGAATGAATTGGATAGAAATCATTAATAGTATTAAAGAACTAATCGCTATTAAACTTGTTGCAGAAAAAAATTTTAATAAGGGAATATGATAATAGGAATACAAAAATAAATTTTGTGGATTACCAAAAGGAAAGAAACTGCTCCCTAGATTTGCTGCTGCAATGATATAAACTGTACCTAACAACACAGGTTGCCGATTATCAATAATTTTTGTTAAACGTAGATAGATAGGAAGTAAAGTTAATATGGCTACATCATTTGTTAAAAACATTGAACTAAAAAAACTCAGAAGCACAATGTAACGAAGCAATTGTCTAAAAGAAAAGCTTTTTTTGACTAAAAACTGTCCAAAATAACTTAAAATCCCGCTCATATCTAATCCGCTAATCACTAGCATTAAGCCAGCAAGTGTCACGATAACTTTGAAATTGATGTCTTGTATGGAAAAACGCCCAAATATAATAGCAATGATAGCCAATAAGAGCGAAAAACTAAAAAGAAGGTCTTCTCGAAAAAACTTGATTACTTGTTTCATTATGTAGCTCCTCATAGATTCTGTTGTGTCACTATTTTAGCACT
This region of Tetragenococcus osmophilus genomic DNA includes:
- a CDS encoding SLC13 family permease, producing the protein MKQVIKFFREDLLFSFSLLLAIIAIIFGRFSIQDINFKVIVTLAGLMLVISGLDMSGILSYFGQFLVKKSFSFRQLLRYIVLLSFFSSMFLTNDVAILTLLPIYLRLTKIIDNRQPVLLGTVYIIAAANLGSSFFPFGNPQNLFLYSYYHIPLLKFFSATSLIAISSLILLMISIQFIPKEPIRITLTDNQFDRPKAVGFGVLMLIMIGGVFGLIDYFLALAIVAIIVLFWQPQLFKNVDYRLLATFAFFFVIVGNLSQSESIITWLQSIFTNYENTLLGSILTSQVISNVPAAILLAPFTKYHQSLLLGVNIGGLGTLIASLANLIGYKIIRIQVPSERKLFLRNFYLVNGIFLLLLTLSFSLIS